From a single Daphnia pulex isolate KAP4 chromosome 2, ASM2113471v1 genomic region:
- the LOC124189030 gene encoding repulsive guidance molecule A-like — protein sequence MAWTRLTPPMFSHFLVRPRRRRRRSIATTTASCLLALVMMIAMWSGVAEGSSGCKVDSCTRQFQQAAMASGVRRGSAAFCVILRQYSDCLRSTARSCRGHLAYHSTITLVQNWNGDSNCSYVGGASAGGAPAIFKDRPRNHDHHSSKVEDSSYSNEKTVTSSSADRTTSLEPTARVYVRPDKPPSSLPITGTSVVMEGSPSCTYQGRPEVTHCSFYGDPHLVTFNGDFQTCKVAGAWPLIDNAYLAVSVTNEAVVPGSSATATTKITIIIKGGSDCAPERTYEAAVDSVPASFVDGSQWGGPLPPGSSGLPSSAFEHLVPVRIVEKEPGRHVEIHARHLGATLIVRQVGRYLTFAAKLPREIALQGAGREGLQLCVKGCPASERIDVGTVLLGSGHGRHPSMPSSGRFYRSQTSESPSALVKGMTRDAALALCREYNLTDYYLDSCMFDLMTTGDPSFSLAASRAQADYFSLLPDAANRLANRTWPLGASGSSPSSSTASRDSLSSSASSSTARSLLLVGEAHGPGRPSSLAVCLLVVWSLMSLWNPLR from the exons ATGGCCTGGACTCGATTAACGCCGCCaatgttttcccattttctcgTCCGCCcgcgacgtcgacgacgacgaagcatcgccaccaccaccgcctcTTGTCTCTTGGCACTAGTCATGATGATTG ccatgtGGAGCGGAGTAGCGGAAGGCAGCAGCGGTTGCAAGGTGGATAGCTGCACTCGGCAATTCCAGCAGGCGGCCATGGCCAGCGGCGTGAGACGTGGATCGGCAGCGTTTTGCGTCATCCTGCGCCAATACTCTGATTGTCTCCGATCAACGGCTCGATCCTGTCGCGGACATTTGGCCTACCACTCGACCATCACGTTGGTGCAGAACTGGAACGGAGATTCCAATTGTTCCTACGTGGGTGGGGCCAGCGCCGGAGGAGCCCCAGCCATCTTCAAGGACCGCCCTCGCAATCACGACCATCATTCGTCCAAAGTGGAAGATTCGTCGTATTCCAACGAGAAAACGGTGACGTCTTCATCTGCCGACCGGACGACGAGCCTGGAACCGACGGCCCGCGTCTACGTCCGCCCAGATAAGCCACCCAGCAGTCTGCCCATCACGGGCACCAGTGTCGTCATGGAAGGCAGCCCGTCGTGCACCTACCAGGGCCGCCCCGAAGTGACGCATTGCAGTTTCTATGGCGACCCGCATCTTGTGACATTTAACGGAGACTTTCAAACGTGCAAAGTGGCCGGCGCCTGGCCGCTCATCGACAACGCTTATTTGGCCGTCTCCGTGACCAACGAAGCCGTCGTACCCGGATCCTCTGCCACGGCTACCACCAAG atcaccatcatcatcaagggAGGCTCGGATTGTGCGCCGGAACGGACCTACGAGGCGGCAGTCGACTCGGTTCCGGCCTCGTTTGTTGACGGCAGCCAGTGGGGCGGACCTTTGCCGCCCGGAAGCAGCGGATTGCCGTCCTCGGCTTTTGAGCATTTGGTTCCCGTCAGGATCGTTGAGAAGGAGCCCGGCCGGCACGTTGAAATTCACGCCAGACATTTGGGCGCGACGCTCATCGTTCGACAAGTCGGACGCTATTTGACGTTCGCCGCTAAACTTCCGCGGGAAATCGCCCTGCAAGGAGCCGGACGGGAAGGTCTTCAACTCTGCGTCAAGGGCTGCCCGGCGTCGGAACGTATCGACGTCGGCACCGTCCTCCTGGGCAGCGGGCACGGCCGTCATCCCAGCATGCCATCTAGCGGGCGATTTTACCGCTCGCAGACGAGCGAGTCTCCGTCGGCCCTGGTGAAGGGCATGACCCGCGACGCGGCCCTGGCCCTCTGCCGTGAATACAATCTGACGGATTACTACCTGGACTCGTGCATGTTCGATCTGATGACCACCGGAGATCCCAGTTTCTCTCTGGCCGCCAGCCGGGCGCAAGCCGATTACTTTTCCTTGTTGCCCGACGCGGCCAATCGACTGGCCAATCGGACGTGGCCTCTGGGCGCTTCCGGCTCTTCTCCGTCATCTTCGACAGCTTCGAGGGACAGCCTCTCGTCGTCGGCCTCGTCCAGCACTGCCCGCTCACTTCTTCTGGTCGGAGAAGCCCACGGACCGGGCCGGCCGTCCAGCCTGGCAGTTTGTCTGCTGGTCGTTTGGAGTTTGATGAGCTTATGGAACCCGTTGCGGTGA
- the LOC124204231 gene encoding 26S proteasome regulatory subunit 6A-B, whose translation MAATKTLDDKSIWEGDESLGEEVLKMSTEEVVSRTRLLDNEVKIMKSEVMRISHELQAQKEKIKENTEKIKVNKTLPYLVSNVIELLDVDPQDLGEEDGANVDLDSQRKGKCAVIKTSTRQTYFLPVIGLVDAEKLKPGDLVGVNKDSYLILETLPAEYDSRVKAMEVDERPTEQYSDVGGLDKQIQELIEAVVLPMTHKERFVNLGIQPPKGVLLYGPPGTGKTLLARACAAQTKSTFLKLAGPQLVQMFIGDGAKLVRDAFALAKEKAPAIIFIDELDAIGTKRFDSEKAGDREVQRTMLELLNQLDGFSSTTDIKVIAATNRVDILDPALLRSGRLDRKIEFPHPNEEARARIMQIHSRKMNVSPDVNFEELSRSTEDFNGAQCKAVCVEAGMIALRREATMVTHEDFMDAIVEVQAKKKANLNYYA comes from the exons ATGGCGGCCACAAAAACTTTGGATGACAAATCTATCTGGGAAGGAGAT GAATCCCTGGGGGAGGAAGTTCTTAAGATGTCAACTGAAGAAGTTGTCAGTCGAACCCGGTTGCTCGACAATGAAGtgaaaattatgaaaagcGAGGTGATGAGAATCTCTCATGAATTGCaagcacaaaaagaaaaaatcaaggaGAATACAGAAAAGATCAAAGTCAACAAGACATTGCCCTATTTGGTTTCTAATGTGATTGAATTACTTGACGTTGACCCCCAAGATCTCGGTGAAGAAGATGGAGCAAATGTGGACCTTGATTCACAACGGAAGGGAAAATGTGCTGTTATCAAAACATCAACACGACAG ACTTATTTCCTGCCCGTTATTGGTCTGGTGGATGCTGAGAAATTAAAGCCAGGAGACTTGGTTGGTGTTAATAAAGATTCATATCTTATTCTTGAAACTCTTCCAGCTGAATACGACTCCAGAGTGAAGGCTATGGAAGTGGATGAAAGACCTACAGAACAGTATTCTGATGTTGGTGGTCTTGATAAACAAATCCAAGAG TTAATTGAAGCAGTAGTCCTTCCAATGACTCACAAAGAAAGATTTGTAAATCTGGGCATCCAGCCACCCAAAGGTGTTCTCCTGTATGGTCCCCCAGGAACTG GCAAAACATTGTTGGCTCGTGCATGTGCTGCTCAGACAAAATCTACTTTCTTGAAGTTGGCTGGCCCTCAGTTAGTTCAAATGTTTATCGGTGACGGTGCCAAATTGGTACGAGATGCGTTCGCCCTGGCTAAAGAAAAAGCCCCAGCTATTATCTTCATTGATGAGCTTGATGCTATTG GAACAAAGCGTTTCGATTCTGAAAAGGCAGGAGATCGTGAAGTGCAGCGCACTATGTTGGAATTACTCAATCAATTGGACGGTTTCAGCTCTACTACTGACATCAAG gTAATTGCCGCCACGAACCGAGTGGATATTTTAGATCCTGCTCTGCTCCGTTCTGGTCGTTTGGATCGTAAAATTGAATTCCCTCATCCGAACGAAGAAGCTCGTGCTCGCATCATGCAAATTCATTCCCGCAAAATGAACGTCTCTCCCGATGTTAACTTTGAAGAACTTTCTCGTTCAACTGAGGATTTCAACGGCGCCCAATGCAAAGCTGTCTGCGTTGAAGCT GGCATGATCGCCTTACGCCGCGAAGCCACTATGGTTACTCATGAAGACTTCATGGACGCGATTGTCGAAGTCCAAGCTAAGAAGAAGGCTAATTTGAATTACTATGCTTGA